The genomic region AGCATGAAAGACTTCATTAAATGAATACTTCTATTCTCTCAAACTGCGATATTGCTCTCGTGGTCTGGTTCCACTGGGTGTCTGTCAGTGAAATTGTAAACACCATGTGGAATGACACCACCAAAAGCATCACAGAAAGGAGAAGCTCGCTCACAAGTCATGGAGGCTGCGTCATTCACTTCCcaattctctgtgtgtattttaaaatCACACAGAAAATACCATCGAAACAAATGGGAAGGAAATTATGTCTCTGTTTGGGTTCTAGTGCATTATAAGGTCAAAAAATACCCGCAACgattttttctatttttgtgaTGGGTCAGCCAGTGTATATTGAACACCATAACTAGTATTCCATATAGTTTTTTTGTAAGAAATGTGTTCAAATAAATGATAAAAGAATACGTTCATATAATTTGATGCAagatataaaaaacaaaaacagacattaTGTCAGTTTTCCCTCCACTGTACACTGTATGTCTTTGTATACCTAGCAACCCCAAGATTCAGACAACCTATCGTTCTTTTTAAGGGGGGGTCTCAGAAGACATACAGACTACAGAAAGTAGAATCTTGGGAGCCTCATGGGCTTGCTAAATGGTTAAATCCCATTTTAAACTACTAAAACACTTTATGTTGCTCAAAAACAGTATACAAATTACTGCATAGAAAGGAAACTTAGAATGTATTCAACACACTTTttgagaaatataaaatatgtcTTGGTACTATCATATATGAGTTCATCCTAATACAATGATATGACTTATCAAGCTGTGgtgttgacagaaaaaaaatgacttcaccTTCTACACGTCATGTTGTGGTTACGATGATGTTATAAAAGCGTCTGTATAACAGACAGTTGCCAGACAGCATTCCGTGGTTCAGTTCTCTCAGACAAGTCCTTTACTCATCTCAGACATCCTGCCTGTGCAGTAGAAAGTAAGTTGATGCTAAATTGACACTAACTTAACTTGATCACTTTATGCATGCTTTGTGACATTGTGCCATATCTACATGGTGCAATCATATCAGATATTATATTCACTGACTGTCTTCTGTCTTCCTTAGGGGAaataaaggaaaagaaaaggtgTCAAAAATGGATGGTTTTCTGACAACACAGATGGGGACACCAGAGGTATGCAAAATATGTACTTTATGAGATGTTACATATTGTATGACATTTAAGgatagaaaaaaatgtatttctctgTAAGATGTTTAAGAGTATTTatcaaaaaaaaattctgtgtCAAAACTGTGACAAATTCTTTCCTAACAGAGTGATGACTACTCGACAACAATGGATGACTACTTAGACGCGACAGCAACAGAAGACTACTCAGACTTCAGCCCCTGTGACATGACATCTGTTAGGGAGTTTCGTAAATACTATGAACCCCCTTTATATGCGACTATTGTCTTCCTGGGAATAGTGGGCAACTCGTTGGTGATCTGGATCTACATGCACTTCAAGACTCGTGTAAAGACCATGACAGATGTGTATCTGCTTAACCTGGCCATCGCTGACCTGATGTTCCTGCTCACTCTGCCTTTCTGGGCTTCTGATGCACTGAATGGCTGGACCTTTGGCCCACTGGTGTGCAAGATCACTTCGGCCTGCTACAAGATCAACTTCTTTAGCAGCATGCTGCTGCTCACCTGCATCAGTGTTGACCGCTACATAGTCATCGTCCAGACAACCAAGGCACAGAACTCCAAGAAGAAGAGGCTCCTCTGCAGTAAGCTAGTCTGCTTGATCGTCTGGCTGCTCGCTGTGTTCCTGGCCGTACCGGAGCTCATTTTTGCCGGCACAAAGCACTCGAATGGGGAGGATTCAAACTTGGAGCTTTGCACCTTGGTCTACTGGAACAAGGAGAACAATCATCTTAAAATTATGGTCCGGGTGCTCCAGATTTTGATGGGCTTTTGCTTGCCTCTGGTGGTAATGTTCTTCTGCTACACTTGCATCATCCACACCTTGATGAAGACGCGGAATTTCGAGAAGCACAAGGCCCTCCGTGTCATCTTGGCAGTGGTTGCAGTGTTTGTTCTCTCTCAGCTTCCTTTCAATGCCATGCTGATAGTGGAGGCCACCCAGGCAGCTAATGTCACAATCACAGACTGTGAGGTATCTAAAAGCTTTGACATCGTAACTCAAATCATGAAAGGCctggcctacacacacagctgtctcaACCCCTTCTTGTACGCCTTCATTGGGGTGCGTTTCCGTAGAGACTTGCTAAAGATGCTGCGTTACTATGGGTGCGTGGCACCCAACGGAAAACTCAGCAAACTCTATGGGACTCCGTTCCGTTCCTCTGTCATGTCAGATACAGACACCACCCAGGCTCTTTCACTGTGACACACCTTCCACACAACCATCTCAGTAGGCAACTGATTCGTTGCCAACAGTTCGGACTCAGATGCTCTCAGGCATGGCAAAGAAAACAGCATTTACTGACAATGTAACTTTATATGTGCTGATGAGCGAAAGCTATTGTTTGAAGGAAGAATGAAGTGTGTCCATCCCTAGAGGGTGGCAAGCTGTATGGGGCACACCAAGTCCTTGGTCAAACCCAGTTATGGTGGAAGTGGACACATTACCTGATGGGTCCAAATGTACTGAGCCCCCGTttggatgattttttttttaaccttgttTCCATAAGTTCGTAAAGAAATTAGATCTTTCTGTATGATAGAATCCATACATGTAAAGGCCATCTTCTCTTCTTTAGCATCCAGAGCGCAGTATCACGGGTTGGTGAAGTGGAACCATTCCAGAAACAATTGTGCAGACTTAGTAGTAGCACATTCAAATATGGAAATTCAGTTCTCTTATTGTTATGTGTAGACGGACTGTAGCTGCTCTTTTGGAACCGATCTTAACTGTGCTTATCTGTGCTGTATTTCAAACACAGATGTGATGCAAACATTTCTGTTTGTCAAAGCTTGGAGTTGCTCTATGTTGCTCTGTAAATGCATTGCTCACGGCCATGATGTATTTGCTGCTGGTCTTTtgcttttatgtttttattacaaGATCTGAATAAATTGAACAATAATTAATAATACCATCTTTGCATCATTACTTTCTGCAACAATGCTCCCCCATATAGGCTACTGTTAACAATACATACTACTGTGTAGTCTAATGTCTGACACAAAGCCACAGGCCACCACAGAGAAAGTGGAGTACTCGCTGTGGTCTGAAAACCGTTGTGAATACACACGTCACGAGAGGCCACCTTATCTTAACCAGTGAGACAGAAGCAGTTGTTCTCCTTCAGGTGCACACTAGCACCTTGAGACTGCTTTGTttgttaaagtgtgctatataaatacatttcataattattattatttctattgTAGTACATCATTGCATTGCACAAGCCTGTTATTGTCCATCTGCACAGTATCTATCTATTTTCACACCAACGCAGGATCAAGGATATATCTGACTGATCCAACATCAGTTGTTGTTTGATTAGGTCTACATGTGCAAGTACAAAATGTTCTCGCTGtggttgtgatttttttttctcatgatgTGGATGGCATAGCCTACCTGCAGACAAGGTTAGACCACACAGAGATCTCAAAACAGGAAGAGGTTGATGTGTTGACAGGCCTACCACCTTAGATTCACTTTGTGTGGAGATGTAACAGAGCCCTTGTAGCATTTattaacacaaataaaataagTTCTAATATCCATGAAGACCTGAAATAATAGTCTTGGCCTATTTATCCATCATAAccctcaaagaaaaaaaacatgatcttTATCCAAACAGGTCAAATAAATTGAAACCAAATTCACCTTACCTTCACTTTAACAACAGACTGGGTGCACTCTTTCTGAGTTCTAAGCATTTGCTTGTCTACAGCACATTCCTATGCTCAATGCACCCTCTAGTGTTAACTTTAGTAATTGCATGACAGAAAAGCCATGAGCCCGGTCAGGTGGGCCTTTACAATTTTTCTCAGTTGCTTTGCTACATTTCTTGAATCATCATTGACATTTGTAAAACAGTAAATGCATTTCTCGAAACAATTCAtacaaacagcaccacacaatgTATTACCTGCAAAAGCCTGTAACTTCAAGCATGTAAGCTCAAAGTCCATAGTGTATGTCTCAAAagtaaatacatataaatacaataaagactGTTTTACAGCACTTCAGTGCACAAAGGAAAACATGCGAATTTAGAGATGCAACCATAGGAAACCCCTCTTAGGCAGAACTGTTCGTACAGCGCTGTATGGGCACCTCGGCCATATAATTagcaaacattaaaaaaatgatggtgtcactgaaactgatgaaatATATGCTTGACAAACAATGATGCATGTCATGACTTAGGCTAGACAAGGAACATGTCTAGATGTTTGGGGGATATGACAGAGAAACTGCCTAATACATATTGATCAACATGACAGATGCGACTGATAATTGAAGACAATAGCACAAATTAAATTGCACGGATGTACCAAAGCATTTGcaatgtttttcaaaacaatgagAAATTGCTGTTCATGTGCAAAGGTGATTAGGTGATGTGGAGGTTGATCAAGTAGTTTTAAAAAATGCAGGCCTACCAAAGCGACTcagaaaaactgaaaacctAATTCAGGATACATTTACCAAAATGTCTAACAGAAATGTAGAAAATATGGTTGACAGATATGACAAATGGCTCAACACGTTTGCATGTAATGACTAAAGCAACAAACTAATGTCTATGTTTTGGAGATAAGATTATTCAACAGAGAACCAGTACAATACATTATCAACATGAGACAAGGAATGATAATGTTAGAAATAGCAGACAATTGTAGGCACAATCATGGATGTGGATATGCCAAAGCATTTGCTATCTGTTCAAAAGAAATTAGAAATTGGTTTAATGATGTAATGATGGGACTAGATGATGGAGGGGAGGTTGAACAAGTTGTTTTGAAAAATTTCAgttctgatctgagaaatgtaGCCTACCAAGGCAACTGAGAAA from Clupea harengus chromosome 25, Ch_v2.0.2, whole genome shotgun sequence harbors:
- the ccr9a gene encoding C-C chemokine receptor type 9a codes for the protein MDGFLTTQMGTPESDDYSTTMDDYLDATATEDYSDFSPCDMTSVREFRKYYEPPLYATIVFLGIVGNSLVIWIYMHFKTRVKTMTDVYLLNLAIADLMFLLTLPFWASDALNGWTFGPLVCKITSACYKINFFSSMLLLTCISVDRYIVIVQTTKAQNSKKKRLLCSKLVCLIVWLLAVFLAVPELIFAGTKHSNGEDSNLELCTLVYWNKENNHLKIMVRVLQILMGFCLPLVVMFFCYTCIIHTLMKTRNFEKHKALRVILAVVAVFVLSQLPFNAMLIVEATQAANVTITDCEVSKSFDIVTQIMKGLAYTHSCLNPFLYAFIGVRFRRDLLKMLRYYGCVAPNGKLSKLYGTPFRSSVMSDTDTTQALSL